Proteins co-encoded in one Novosphingobium sp. PP1Y genomic window:
- a CDS encoding NAD(P)H-binding protein produces MSDLFDVLKRGEEPSLPAHRICLVGASGLIGTAVLDESVGRSDMRVVSVARREFPLPLGARTEVLVGLPDDWSAMIGAARADVLVCALGTTIKAAGSQAAFRAVDHDLVVEVAQAARTAGVDHMIAVSSAGADRSSRNFYLRTKGETEEDLGKLGFRRLDILRPGLLRGHRAEKRKLEGAGQLIAPFADMLVLHGKWRKYRSVRASTVARAIFALVQEKVQGRFVHDFDSMRRVLRRAGD; encoded by the coding sequence ATGTCTGACCTGTTCGATGTGCTGAAGCGGGGCGAGGAGCCTTCGCTTCCGGCACATCGCATCTGCCTCGTCGGGGCGAGCGGCCTGATCGGTACGGCAGTGCTGGACGAGAGCGTCGGGCGCTCCGACATGCGCGTCGTCAGCGTCGCCCGCCGCGAATTCCCGCTGCCGCTGGGTGCGCGGACCGAAGTTCTCGTGGGCTTGCCGGATGACTGGTCGGCAATGATCGGCGCGGCCCGCGCCGACGTACTCGTCTGTGCACTGGGCACGACGATCAAGGCTGCCGGCAGCCAGGCGGCCTTTCGCGCCGTAGATCACGATCTCGTCGTCGAAGTCGCGCAGGCCGCGCGCACTGCCGGTGTCGATCACATGATCGCAGTGTCCTCCGCCGGTGCCGACCGGTCGAGCCGCAATTTCTACCTGCGCACCAAGGGAGAGACGGAAGAGGACCTGGGCAAGCTAGGCTTTCGCCGCCTCGATATCCTGCGCCCGGGGCTCTTGCGCGGCCATCGGGCGGAGAAGCGCAAGCTTGAAGGTGCAGGCCAGTTGATAGCCCCCTTCGCCGACATGCTGGTGCTTCACGGCAAGTGGAGGAAATACCGCTCGGTGCGTGCCTCGACCGTGGCGCGGGCGATTTTCGCACTCGTGCAGGAGAAGGTCCAGGGCCGCTTCGTGCACGACTTCGATTCGATGCGTCGGGTCCTGCGGCGGGCAGGGGATTAA